The genomic interval CAAGCACTTTGGGATTTTTATATGTTTCAACTTCATATCCTCAAAAAAGTACATGCTGACCCACATCCCGGAAATTTTTTGATTAATAAAAATAATCAATTAATAGCGATTGATTTTGGTTGTATGAAAATTATTCCTGAATCGTTTTATATTCCTTATTTCGAATTGGTAGATCCCAAAATAATCAACGATCCTTTTATTTTCGAAGCTAAACTTACTTTACTCGAAATCATCAAACCAGAAGATACAAAGGAAGAAAAAGAATATTTCTCGAAAATGTTCTACGATTTATTATCATTATTCACCCAACCTTTTCAAGGAGAAACTTTTGATTTCTCAGACGGAATATTTTTTGAAAAAATTGCTCAATTGGGAGAGCGATTTGCTAAAGATACTAACCTCAAAAAAATGAATGGAAGCCGAGGTTCGAAACACTTTATTTACATGAATCGAACATTCTTTGGCCTATACAATTTACTATTTGACTTAAAAGCCAATATAATTGTCAATCAATACAAAGATTTAAAAAGATGAATCTGCCTTTAAACGCAATAGAAAGCGACCGAATTATTGAAATGGCTTGGGAAGACCGAACCACTTTTGAAGCCATTTTTATGCAATTTGGATTGAATGAACAAGAAGTCATTAATCACATGCGTCAGGAACTGAAACCATCTAGCTTTAAACGTTGGCGATCTAGAGTTCAAGGTAGAAGAACCAAACATGCCAAACTTAGAACTTTCATCGAAGGAAGATTCAAATGCAACAGACAGCGACCAATCACCCAAAATAAAATATCAAAAAGATGAAAAACATCCTAATTATTGGCGGTAGCAAAGGAATAGGAAATGCTATTTTACAACAGCAGTTGCAAAGCAACAAAGTAATAAACATCAGTAGAACGGCTCCTGAAATTACAAATACAAATCTCACTCATTTTTCTGCGGACATCAGTAAAGACGAACTGCCTGAAATCGAAAATATTGACAGTATCATTTATTGTCCCGGAACGATTAATCTAAAACCCATTACTGGTTTAAGTCTAGATGACTTTCGCCATGATTTTGAAGTTAATGTTATTGGTGCTATCAAAACAATACAAAAATATCTACCCGTTCTCAAAAAAGGAAACAAACCTTCTATACTATTATTTAGCACTGTTGCCGTAAAACTTGGTATGCCGTATCATGCGAGTGTAGCTGCATCCAAAGCTGCTATCGAGGGATTGGTAAAATCATTGGGGGCAGAATTGGCGCCAACCATTCGAGTAAACGCCATTGCGCCTACGATTACAGACACAACCTTGGCCGCAAACATCTTGAGAAACGACCGCATGAAAGAAAACATGGTAGAACGCCACCCAATGAAAGGCTATTTGAATACCGAAGAAGTCGCTTCAATGGCCAACTTCTTGATTTCAGACCAAGCACAATCGATGTCAGGACAAATCATCCCAATGGATTACGGAATAGTTTCTTTTAAAATTTAAAATGTACCACGAATTGCAATAGTCACAAAAACAAATTATTTAATCCAAAAAAAATGCTTGTCAAAAATATTGACAAGCATTTTTTATATTCAATCGAGACCATATTATTTAGTCAACAACAATTCTCTGTATTTAGTTAAAGTCCACAATTCATTATCGACCAAAAGCTCCAGCTTATCGCAGTGCTCTCTGATGATTTCAAAATATGGTTTTACATTATTGCAATACGCTTCTGCCATTTGTTGTGCATCTGTCAACACATTGGCTTTCTTTCTTTCGTTTGTCATTTCGACTACTTTAGAATTGATTCCCTCAATATGTTTCGAAATATTTCTTATCAATCGAATCTGTTCTTTTGCAATAGTTTCAAATTCAGTTCCAAAAATATCTTTCAGTCCTTTTACATTTTCAATCAAAGTATTTTGATATCTAATGGCGGTTGGCGTCACATGATTGGTAGCGATATCACCCAAGACACGACTTTCGATTTGAATTTTCTTCACATATTCTTCCAATTCAATTTCGTATCTCGCTTCTACTTCAATTTGGTTCATAATTCCCATTTCAGAGAATAACTCCAATGCTTCTTTAGATATTTTTGCTTTTAAAGCTTCAGGAGTAGTTTTAAAATTACTCAACCCTCTTTTAGCCGCTTCTTCTTCCCAAGCTAGACTGTATC from Flavobacterium ovatum carries:
- a CDS encoding TIGR03643 family protein; the protein is MNLPLNAIESDRIIEMAWEDRTTFEAIFMQFGLNEQEVINHMRQELKPSSFKRWRSRVQGRRTKHAKLRTFIEGRFKCNRQRPITQNKISKR
- a CDS encoding SDR family oxidoreductase, with protein sequence MKNILIIGGSKGIGNAILQQQLQSNKVINISRTAPEITNTNLTHFSADISKDELPEIENIDSIIYCPGTINLKPITGLSLDDFRHDFEVNVIGAIKTIQKYLPVLKKGNKPSILLFSTVAVKLGMPYHASVAASKAAIEGLVKSLGAELAPTIRVNAIAPTITDTTLAANILRNDRMKENMVERHPMKGYLNTEEVASMANFLISDQAQSMSGQIIPMDYGIVSFKI